The DNA sequence TCACAGTGGCGTGACCAGCGGGCAAAAGCTGCCCGCCGCCGTCGAACGCAGCCTTTGATGATCCTGCTAGTGGCTGTCGTTGGGGTAGGTCACGCCGAGCTGTGCGCGCACACCGTCGAAGAGGCGCATGGTGTTCAGGGTGTCCTCAAGCGGCATGACCGGACTCTCGGTCAGCCCCTGCTGGACACACCTCATCACCTCGCGCAACTCGTAGGCGTAGCCCTTTCCCACGACGTCGAAGGTCTCCGTCCGGCGGTCCTCCCACCCCTTCGCGATGACCAGTTCGCGGGGGTTGTTGATGGAACCCACGCTTTGCAGGAAGCCCAGGCTGCCGGCCACCGTGGCAGTGCGGGGTCCGTGGGCCAGCAGGGAGGAGGTGAGCTGGACCTGGGCGGCGTGGCCGTAGCCAAGGCTCAGGGCGTTCTGCGCATCGACGCCGTCGTCGTTGACGAAGCCCGTGGCGCTGACGGTCTGCGGGAAGCCAAGCGTGCCGAGCGCCCACAGGAGCGGGTACACGGACAGATCCAGCAGTGCGCCCCCGCCGTCCTTCCGGGCCCACAGCCTGGCGTTGGGGGAGTACGGTGCCGGGAAGCCAAGGTCAGCGGTCACCCAATGGATGTCGCCCAGCTCTCCGGAAGCAGCGATGTCGAAGGCACGCTGCATCGAGGGCAGGAACCGGCTCCAGACCGCCTCCATGAGGAAGAGCTTGCGGCTGCGCGCCACCTCGATGAGTTCCGCCGCTTCCCGGGCGTTGATGGTGAAAGCCTTCTCGCACAGCACGTGCTTGCCGGCGTTGAGGGCGGCGAGAACCATCTCGTGGTGCTGCGCGTGCGGCGTCGCGACGTACACAACATCCACGGCGTCATCGGCCAGCAGCCGCTGGTAGCCGGGCACCCCGCCGTCGTCCCCGTACGCCTTGGAAAAGTCATACGCCACGGCAAACGCGTCCGCGGTGTCCTGCGCCCTGGAACTGACCGCATACAGCTCGGCATCTTCAAGCAGCGCGAGATCCTGCGAGACGGCGCGGGCAATGCTGCCCGTGGCGATGATTCCCCAGCGCAGGGGAGCCCCGGTGGCGGACCGGGGATCCTGGTTGGGCTGGCTGGAAAGCCACGGCTTTGCGATCGGAGCAGTCATAGCTGCAATCCTGTCACAGGGCCGCCGGACGGCCCCGGAATTCCGCGCCCCGTGCGGTGGCTGGCAGCGGAAAGAGGCCGACGGCGGGAGGACGCTTTGGGCGCTCCCCCCGCCGACGGCCCTGCCGGGCCCGGTTTCTCTGGGTCAGGTTTCTCCGGGTCAGGCCGTGGCGGCGACGGCGCTCCGTCCCCGGACCGGCTCTTCCGTCAGCTTGCCCTGCTGCAGGCGGAACCGGCGGTCGGTCTTGTTCGCCAGGACCCTGTCGTGGGTGACCACCAGGATGGTGGTGTTGTGGTCGCGGCTCAGCGAGCTGAGGAGCTCGATGATGTGGTCGCCGGTCTGCTCATCCAGGTTGCCCGTGGGCTCGTCCGCCAGGATCAGTTTCGGCTCATTGGCCAGGGCGCGGGCAATGGCCACGCGCTGCTGCTCGCCGCCGGAGAGCCTGTTGATCCGCCGGTCGTGCTTGGACGGATCAAGCTGGACCTGTTCCAGCAAGTCCTTGGCGCGCTGCAGCCGCGCGGCCTTGCGGACCCCCGCGAACTCCATGGGCAGCATGACGTTGTCCACGGCGGACAGGTTGGGGATCAGGTTGAACTGCTGGAACACGAAGCCGATGTCCCGGCGCCGGTATTCCGTCAGCTTGGTGTCCGGCAGGCTTGCCAGGCTCACGCCGTCCACCACGACGTCCCCGCTGGTGGGTTTGTCCAGCGCACCCAGCAGGGACAGCAGGGTGCTCTTGCCGCTGCCGCTCTTGCCCACGATGGAGGCCAGGGTGCCCTGCTCCAGGACAAAGCTGACATCGTTGACCGGCTTGATGGTGCGGTCACCGGAGTTGAAGGTGCGGACCAGGTTCTTGACTTCAATCATGGCTATTCTCCTCGCAGGACTTCGATGGGACGGATGCGCGCGGTAAGCAGCGCGGGGACCAGGGCGCCGATAATGGCCACGCCGAACACGGCGGCGATGCCACCGGCGATCACGCCCGGCGATGCGCTCGCGGTGACCGAGTTCAGGAGCTGGGAGGCGCCGCCGAAGGGGCCGCCCTGGCCGCCCGGGAAGCCGCCCGCCCCGCCGGGGCCGCGGCCCGTGCTGGCAGTGGTTGTGGTGGTGTTGCTGCTGATCAGGGCGGACGCGATGCCGCCGCTGGCGAAGGATGCTATGGCTGCGCCCACTGCGCTGCCCAGGGCCGCGAGGACCAGGGCTTCGAGGACGAACTGCAGGCCGATGGTGCGGTTGGGGGCGCCGATGGCTTTCAGGACCCCGATTTCGCGGCGGCGCTCGCGGACCAGCATCACCATGATGAGCAGGATGATCAGG is a window from the Arthrobacter sp. NicSoilC5 genome containing:
- a CDS encoding Gfo/Idh/MocA family oxidoreductase; translation: MTAPIAKPWLSSQPNQDPRSATGAPLRWGIIATGSIARAVSQDLALLEDAELYAVSSRAQDTADAFAVAYDFSKAYGDDGGVPGYQRLLADDAVDVVYVATPHAQHHEMVLAALNAGKHVLCEKAFTINAREAAELIEVARSRKLFLMEAVWSRFLPSMQRAFDIAASGELGDIHWVTADLGFPAPYSPNARLWARKDGGGALLDLSVYPLLWALGTLGFPQTVSATGFVNDDGVDAQNALSLGYGHAAQVQLTSSLLAHGPRTATVAGSLGFLQSVGSINNPRELVIAKGWEDRRTETFDVVGKGYAYELREVMRCVQQGLTESPVMPLEDTLNTMRLFDGVRAQLGVTYPNDSH
- a CDS encoding ABC transporter ATP-binding protein, which encodes MIEVKNLVRTFNSGDRTIKPVNDVSFVLEQGTLASIVGKSGSGKSTLLSLLGALDKPTSGDVVVDGVSLASLPDTKLTEYRRRDIGFVFQQFNLIPNLSAVDNVMLPMEFAGVRKAARLQRAKDLLEQVQLDPSKHDRRINRLSGGEQQRVAIARALANEPKLILADEPTGNLDEQTGDHIIELLSSLSRDHNTTILVVTHDRVLANKTDRRFRLQQGKLTEEPVRGRSAVAATA